A single region of the Enterococcus mundtii genome encodes:
- a CDS encoding ADP-ribosylglycohydrolase family protein, whose product MNSIEDKYLGSLLGVAIGDAMGWPQERSQTKNKSARSTDFQKWVRRSGYGHTYTEEIIQKGSYSDDTQLTLATARALNYRNFLSYFGRSELPSWLLYERGGGGATKRAARSWSNGKPPWKQNKSAIQSYFEAGGNGVVMRVISHAYEKNISSEEMNQKIFLNGISTHGHPRAILSALVYGKAAEYLITNNKQMKYGELVDYLINKKEEWSKFPVPNNINDWLNASFSIGINYQKLWEQTGEELFDGLTLIKETLANGLFDQTSETLSKLDCNNPKVKGSGVVTCLTAIYIVSKFSIDPQNGLLEIAFFEGSDTDTNAAATGGLLGAIHGTRWIKSEWLGVQDVEYITQLAKTIPEATIPERRDMWNFSESKNLIKELHGNDRKKKSVKLGPFDNLTVVDKYPIRSQKNKEVFVLKNEESQTFYCKLQKPVFKNEDTELRRSELFDLELSPEQIIELQNTLPQRITLEKFTSLLSETIRMLRNKPLDIFGELDVEQIENEVRKKCSYKKEIRLFVEKVYRYYFE is encoded by the coding sequence GAACTCAATAGAAGATAAATATCTGGGATCTTTATTAGGGGTTGCAATCGGTGATGCCATGGGATGGCCACAAGAAAGAAGTCAAACAAAAAATAAATCTGCTAGGAGTACAGATTTTCAAAAATGGGTAAGACGTTCGGGTTATGGTCACACCTATACAGAAGAAATCATACAAAAAGGAAGTTACAGTGATGATACCCAACTGACGCTAGCGACTGCGAGGGCGTTAAACTATCGTAATTTTCTATCTTATTTTGGAAGAAGCGAATTACCTTCGTGGTTGCTTTATGAACGTGGAGGAGGAGGAGCTACGAAGCGCGCTGCTCGTTCATGGTCGAATGGCAAACCACCGTGGAAGCAAAATAAGAGTGCCATCCAATCCTATTTTGAAGCGGGTGGAAATGGTGTAGTCATGAGGGTCATTTCGCATGCTTATGAGAAAAATATAAGTAGTGAAGAAATGAATCAAAAAATATTTTTGAATGGAATATCTACCCATGGACATCCTAGAGCTATTTTGAGTGCGTTAGTCTATGGAAAAGCTGCGGAGTATCTGATTACCAACAACAAACAAATGAAATATGGGGAATTAGTTGACTATCTCATTAATAAAAAAGAAGAATGGTCTAAGTTTCCTGTACCTAATAATATCAATGATTGGTTGAATGCTTCATTTTCTATAGGTATAAATTATCAAAAACTGTGGGAACAGACGGGAGAAGAGTTATTTGATGGATTAACATTAATAAAAGAAACGTTAGCAAATGGATTATTTGATCAAACATCTGAGACGTTATCGAAATTAGACTGCAATAATCCGAAAGTGAAAGGTTCAGGAGTCGTTACTTGTTTGACAGCGATCTATATCGTATCTAAATTCTCTATAGATCCACAGAATGGATTGTTAGAGATCGCTTTTTTTGAAGGGAGTGACACGGATACAAATGCGGCAGCAACAGGTGGTTTATTAGGAGCAATCCATGGCACACGATGGATCAAATCAGAATGGTTGGGTGTTCAAGATGTTGAGTATATCACTCAGTTGGCTAAAACGATACCGGAAGCAACCATTCCCGAAAGAAGAGATATGTGGAATTTTTCTGAATCAAAAAATTTGATAAAAGAACTACATGGAAATGATAGAAAGAAAAAGTCTGTAAAGCTAGGTCCTTTTGACAATCTAACAGTTGTAGATAAATACCCTATAAGGTCACAGAAAAATAAAGAAGTCTTTGTATTAAAAAATGAAGAGAGTCAAACATTTTACTGTAAGTTACAAAAACCTGTCTTTAAAAATGAGGACACTGAGTTAAGGAGAAGTGAACTCTTTGATTTGGAACTTTCACCAGAACAAATAATCGAACTACAAAATACTTTACCTCAAAGAATTACTCTAGAAAAGTTTACCTCTTTACTAAGTGAAACCATACGTATGCTTCGAAATAAACCTTTAGATATTTTTGGAGAATTAGATGTAGAGCAAATAGAAAATGAAGTTAGAAAAAAATGCTCATATAAAAAAGAGATACGTTTGTTTGTAGAAAAAGTTTACAGATATTATTTTGAATAG